A genomic stretch from Phoenix dactylifera cultivar Barhee BC4 unplaced genomic scaffold, palm_55x_up_171113_PBpolish2nd_filt_p 000051F, whole genome shotgun sequence includes:
- the LOC103721232 gene encoding protein NEN1-like isoform X1 — MEGRGGGGEEIAFFDVETTVPGRGSGRGHSLLEFGAILVCPRRLVEVGSYSTLIRPTDLSAISAFSIRCNGITAETVASKPFFREVADEVFSILHGRAWAGHNIARFDCLRIREAFAEIGRAPPEPKGIIDTLPLLTQRFGRRAGDMKMASLASYFGLGQQKHRSLDDVRMNLEVLKYCATVLFLEASLPDVLSINSLNENTIARNQRDATAPCEGTTPMLNSPSNLFCKTIPDVNDRAGSIIPVPEKDCSDLISHIEQIRIDPLQQDAAVLGNSATKPPEMVCTTIPTSEGCSGFAGFQEPEEISTQYISAPIVPFSKWGHKILVLHRDCPLQLCCMGLRVQFGPTKKFMDHAGRPKLNIVVDAPENLSEVLGVCDRLAQISSQISGSRSEWRPLIMKNSYSNSSSIRLHIPVMANGDAAIYSTELYQKEPSRNMQKLVFSNYDDVKLDSLFVPGATLDAYFCVETYDYQLHAGIRLVAKRLVLHSK, encoded by the exons ATggagggaagagggggaggaggagaggagatcgCTTTCTTCGACGTGGAGACGACGGTGCCGGGGCGGGGGAGCGGGAGAGGGCACTCGCTGCTGGAGTTCGGGGCGATCCTGGTGTGCCCGCGGCGGCTGGTGGAGGTGGGGAGCTATTCCACCCTTATACGCCCCACCGACCTGTCCGCCATCTCCGCCTTCTCCATCCGCTGCAACGGAATCACCGCGGAGACCGTGGCCTCCAAGCCCTTCTTCCGGGAGGTTGCCGACGAGGTCTTCTCCATCCTCCATG GACGGGCGTGGGCGGGGCATAATATTGCGAGGTTCGATTGCCTGCGGATAAGGGAGGCGTTTGCGGAGATTGGGCGGGCTCCGCCGGAGCCTAAGGGGATCATCGACACCCTGCCGTTGCTGACCCAGAGGTTCGGGAGGAGGGCCGGCGACATGAAG ATGGCGAGTTTGGCATCGTACTTTGGTCTTGGTCAACAAAAGCATAG AAGCTTAGATGATGTTCGAATGAATCTGGAAGTTCTCAAGTACTGTGCTACAGTGTTGTTCTTG GAAGCAAGTCTCCCAGATGTATTGTCTATCAATAGTTTGAATGAAAACACCATAGCAAGAAACCAGCGTGATGCCACTGCTCCTTGTGAAGGAACAACACCAATGTTGAACTCTCCATCCAATCTGTTCTGCAAGACCATACCGGACGTCAATGATAGGGCCGGATCAATCATTCCTGTACCAGAAAAGGATTGTTCTGACTTGATTTCTCACATTGAACAAATAAGAATAGATCCTCTACAACAAGATGCTGCCGTCCTTGGAAATTCTGCAACCAAGCCACCTGAGATGGTCTGCACGACTATTCCCACCTCTGAAGGTTGCAGCGGTTTTGCTGGATTTCAAGAGCCTGAGGAAATCTCAACACAATATATTAGTGCACCCATAGTTCCGTTTAGCAAATGGGGTCACAAAATACTTGTACTTCATAGAGATTGCCCCCTGCAGCTTTGTTGTATGGGACTCAGAGTTCAGTTTGGGCCAACTAAAAAATTTATGGATCATGCTGGCCGGCCAAAACTGAATATAGTGGTTGATGCCCCTGAAAATCTATCCGAGGTTTTGGGTGTCTGTGACAGGCTTGCCCAAATTTCATCTCAGATTTCTGGTAGCAGGTCTGAGTGGAGACCTCTGATAATGAAAAACAGCTACTCAAATTCTTCTAGCATCAGATTGCA CATACCTGTAATGGCAAATGGTGATGCTGCTATCTACTCGACAGAGCTATACCAGAAAGAGCCTTCTAGGAACATGCAGAAGCTTGTATTCAGCAACTATGATGACGTCAAGCTTGATTCCTTATTTGTTCCAGGAGCGACTCTAGATGCCTATTTCTGTGTAGAGACGTATGATTATCAGCTGCATGCTGGCATCAGGCTTGTAGCAAAAAGACTGGTTCTTCATTCTAAGTAG
- the LOC103721232 gene encoding protein NEN1-like isoform X2 produces the protein MEGRGGGGEEIAFFDVETTVPGRGSGRGHSLLEFGAILVCPRRLVEVGSYSTLIRPTDLSAISAFSIRCNGITAETVASKPFFREVADEVFSILHGRAWAGHNIARFDCLRIREAFAEIGRAPPEPKGIIDTLPLLTQRFGRRAGDMKMASLASYFGLGQQKHSLDDVRMNLEVLKYCATVLFLEASLPDVLSINSLNENTIARNQRDATAPCEGTTPMLNSPSNLFCKTIPDVNDRAGSIIPVPEKDCSDLISHIEQIRIDPLQQDAAVLGNSATKPPEMVCTTIPTSEGCSGFAGFQEPEEISTQYISAPIVPFSKWGHKILVLHRDCPLQLCCMGLRVQFGPTKKFMDHAGRPKLNIVVDAPENLSEVLGVCDRLAQISSQISGSRSEWRPLIMKNSYSNSSSIRLHIPVMANGDAAIYSTELYQKEPSRNMQKLVFSNYDDVKLDSLFVPGATLDAYFCVETYDYQLHAGIRLVAKRLVLHSK, from the exons ATggagggaagagggggaggaggagaggagatcgCTTTCTTCGACGTGGAGACGACGGTGCCGGGGCGGGGGAGCGGGAGAGGGCACTCGCTGCTGGAGTTCGGGGCGATCCTGGTGTGCCCGCGGCGGCTGGTGGAGGTGGGGAGCTATTCCACCCTTATACGCCCCACCGACCTGTCCGCCATCTCCGCCTTCTCCATCCGCTGCAACGGAATCACCGCGGAGACCGTGGCCTCCAAGCCCTTCTTCCGGGAGGTTGCCGACGAGGTCTTCTCCATCCTCCATG GACGGGCGTGGGCGGGGCATAATATTGCGAGGTTCGATTGCCTGCGGATAAGGGAGGCGTTTGCGGAGATTGGGCGGGCTCCGCCGGAGCCTAAGGGGATCATCGACACCCTGCCGTTGCTGACCCAGAGGTTCGGGAGGAGGGCCGGCGACATGAAG ATGGCGAGTTTGGCATCGTACTTTGGTCTTGGTCAACAAAAGCATAG CTTAGATGATGTTCGAATGAATCTGGAAGTTCTCAAGTACTGTGCTACAGTGTTGTTCTTG GAAGCAAGTCTCCCAGATGTATTGTCTATCAATAGTTTGAATGAAAACACCATAGCAAGAAACCAGCGTGATGCCACTGCTCCTTGTGAAGGAACAACACCAATGTTGAACTCTCCATCCAATCTGTTCTGCAAGACCATACCGGACGTCAATGATAGGGCCGGATCAATCATTCCTGTACCAGAAAAGGATTGTTCTGACTTGATTTCTCACATTGAACAAATAAGAATAGATCCTCTACAACAAGATGCTGCCGTCCTTGGAAATTCTGCAACCAAGCCACCTGAGATGGTCTGCACGACTATTCCCACCTCTGAAGGTTGCAGCGGTTTTGCTGGATTTCAAGAGCCTGAGGAAATCTCAACACAATATATTAGTGCACCCATAGTTCCGTTTAGCAAATGGGGTCACAAAATACTTGTACTTCATAGAGATTGCCCCCTGCAGCTTTGTTGTATGGGACTCAGAGTTCAGTTTGGGCCAACTAAAAAATTTATGGATCATGCTGGCCGGCCAAAACTGAATATAGTGGTTGATGCCCCTGAAAATCTATCCGAGGTTTTGGGTGTCTGTGACAGGCTTGCCCAAATTTCATCTCAGATTTCTGGTAGCAGGTCTGAGTGGAGACCTCTGATAATGAAAAACAGCTACTCAAATTCTTCTAGCATCAGATTGCA CATACCTGTAATGGCAAATGGTGATGCTGCTATCTACTCGACAGAGCTATACCAGAAAGAGCCTTCTAGGAACATGCAGAAGCTTGTATTCAGCAACTATGATGACGTCAAGCTTGATTCCTTATTTGTTCCAGGAGCGACTCTAGATGCCTATTTCTGTGTAGAGACGTATGATTATCAGCTGCATGCTGGCATCAGGCTTGTAGCAAAAAGACTGGTTCTTCATTCTAAGTAG